A single genomic interval of Deltaproteobacteria bacterium harbors:
- a CDS encoding GldG family protein has protein sequence MANDKLSRGGNAVLYSVLTVGILVLVNVIASRTFGRLDLTQERIYTISEASKKLVAGLPDRLTIKAFISADLPPQVRSLARYVRDMLDEYATYSKGKVSWEALDPTSDEKVKDEARRLKVQPAQLSVYEKTKASVSQSYLGVAFQYGGKVESLPFVSRMDDLEYEISSAIRRLSTKKRKIGFTSGHGEASFQQGLQAAKEALKDHEVTAVDLTEGKTPIPSDVDALVVVGPTQPFAERAKYELDQFLMKGKPVAFFLDGMVLETPRGSFGGQAPPRIARGNSVGLGEQLEHYGVKMREDLIFDRQNARVVLPAAGGQRVITNYPGFPVVTTLSRESPISRDLKAFIPIFPSSLELVGPAKSGAVKSIVLASSTQASWRHTGFFLFDPLRQPEPSKELGPFHFAVYLQGSFGSYFAGKAVPTVGPAGKLAEKEQKPAAQGPKSAPSARLVVVSDADLVKDQFLGVFPDNLMLLHNVVDYLAQDESLIAIRAKTQTRRPLENVEDSTVTLIRVGNIVGVPLALILVGLLRWRLRRAARQRRAEALVKGDL, from the coding sequence ATGGCCAACGACAAGCTCAGCCGCGGCGGCAACGCCGTCCTCTACAGCGTCCTCACGGTGGGCATCCTGGTGCTCGTGAACGTCATCGCCAGTCGCACCTTCGGGCGGCTGGACCTGACGCAGGAGCGCATCTACACCATCAGCGAGGCCTCGAAGAAGCTGGTCGCCGGGCTTCCCGATCGTCTCACCATCAAGGCCTTCATCAGCGCCGACCTCCCGCCGCAGGTCCGCTCGCTGGCGCGCTACGTGCGAGACATGCTCGACGAGTACGCCACGTACTCGAAGGGCAAGGTGAGCTGGGAGGCTCTCGACCCGACGAGCGACGAGAAGGTGAAGGACGAGGCGCGGCGCCTGAAGGTCCAGCCGGCGCAGCTCTCGGTCTACGAGAAGACCAAGGCCTCGGTGAGCCAGTCCTACCTCGGCGTGGCCTTCCAGTACGGCGGCAAGGTCGAGTCGCTCCCCTTCGTCTCCCGCATGGACGACCTGGAGTACGAGATCTCCTCCGCCATCCGGCGCCTCAGCACGAAGAAGCGGAAGATCGGCTTCACCAGCGGACACGGAGAGGCCAGCTTCCAGCAGGGGCTCCAGGCCGCCAAGGAGGCGCTGAAGGACCACGAGGTCACCGCCGTGGACCTCACCGAGGGGAAGACCCCCATCCCCTCCGACGTGGACGCGCTGGTCGTCGTGGGGCCCACCCAGCCCTTCGCCGAGCGGGCGAAGTACGAGCTGGACCAGTTCCTCATGAAGGGCAAGCCGGTGGCCTTCTTCCTCGACGGCATGGTGCTCGAGACGCCGCGCGGCTCCTTCGGCGGCCAGGCCCCGCCGCGCATCGCCCGCGGAAACTCGGTCGGGCTCGGCGAGCAGCTCGAGCACTACGGCGTGAAGATGCGGGAGGACCTCATCTTCGACCGGCAGAACGCGCGCGTGGTGCTCCCCGCCGCCGGTGGGCAGCGCGTGATCACCAACTACCCGGGCTTTCCCGTGGTGACCACGCTGTCCCGCGAGAGCCCGATCTCGCGCGACCTGAAGGCCTTCATCCCGATCTTTCCGAGCTCGCTCGAGCTCGTCGGTCCCGCCAAGAGCGGCGCGGTGAAGTCCATCGTCCTGGCCTCGAGCACCCAGGCGAGCTGGCGGCACACCGGCTTCTTCCTCTTCGACCCGCTCCGGCAGCCCGAGCCGAGCAAGGAGCTCGGACCGTTCCACTTCGCGGTCTACCTCCAGGGGAGCTTCGGTAGCTACTTCGCCGGCAAGGCCGTCCCCACCGTGGGTCCCGCCGGCAAGCTCGCCGAGAAGGAGCAGAAGCCCGCGGCGCAGGGACCGAAGAGCGCCCCCTCCGCGCGGCTCGTCGTGGTCTCCGACGCGGACCTGGTGAAGGACCAGTTCCTGGGCGTCTTTCCGGACAACCTGATGCTCCTGCACAACGTGGTGGACTACCTGGCGCAGGACGAGTCCCTCATCGCCATCCGCGCCAAGACGCAGACGCGCCGGCCGCTCGAGAACGTGGAGGACAGCACGGTGACGCTCATCCGCGTCGGGAACATCGTCGGCGTCCCCCTCGCGCTGATCCTCGTCGGCCTCCTCCGCTGGCGTCTGCGCCGCGCGGCCCGGCAGCGACGCGCCGAAGCCCTGGTGAAGGGCGACCTCTGA
- a CDS encoding DUF4340 domain-containing protein, with amino-acid sequence MNRKTILALIVFVLLLAAAYAVVRSPEKGDRSATPKTRPLPAITASAVQRLTVRGKSGEVVLERDGTRWRLTKPVAYPADRVAVEAAVERLGKLEFGDLVSELPTKQSELEVDDRTGIRVTAEGGGKVLGELTVGKVVEEFTMVRPAGKNQIYQAVGAFRMDFDREVRNWRDRTILELKQDEVRGLEVTSPSGRISLARKDQNSPWKVESSTVKVETLDESVPRNLVASLSSLAALDFADGVTAEKAGLDKPSATIVARLAGGKSYTVLVGASEKDNTWLKRADQPQIFVVQKASLEGLARRPIDFRDKTVLSFKPEDLVSLSVTQQKEGETSAVKLTRKGAEWSSGGKPLKDADKVKQAVEALATLKAESFASHPAKEYGLDKPAWTFELELKDRTRHQLAVGAVEKDGFYGLTRRGVADLFTFRKYSLERFQLEPKNFK; translated from the coding sequence ATGAACCGCAAGACCATCCTGGCCCTGATCGTCTTCGTCCTCCTCCTCGCCGCCGCCTACGCGGTCGTGCGGAGCCCCGAGAAGGGGGACCGCTCGGCCACCCCGAAGACGCGGCCCCTCCCCGCCATCACCGCCTCGGCGGTCCAGCGCCTCACGGTGCGTGGCAAGTCCGGCGAGGTCGTGCTGGAGCGCGACGGCACGCGCTGGAGGCTGACGAAGCCGGTGGCGTACCCCGCGGACCGCGTGGCCGTCGAGGCCGCGGTCGAGCGACTGGGGAAGCTCGAGTTCGGTGACCTGGTCTCGGAGCTCCCGACCAAGCAGAGCGAGCTGGAGGTAGACGACCGGACGGGCATCAGGGTCACGGCCGAAGGGGGTGGCAAGGTACTCGGCGAGCTCACCGTCGGGAAGGTGGTGGAGGAGTTCACCATGGTGCGCCCCGCCGGGAAGAATCAGATCTACCAGGCCGTTGGGGCGTTCCGCATGGACTTCGACCGGGAGGTCAGGAACTGGCGGGACCGCACCATCCTCGAGCTGAAGCAGGACGAGGTGCGCGGCCTCGAGGTCACCTCGCCGTCCGGTCGCATCTCGCTGGCCCGCAAGGATCAGAACAGCCCGTGGAAGGTCGAGTCTTCGACGGTGAAGGTGGAGACGCTGGACGAATCCGTGCCCCGCAACCTGGTCGCCTCGCTCAGCAGTCTGGCGGCCCTGGACTTCGCCGACGGCGTGACGGCCGAGAAGGCGGGGCTCGACAAGCCGAGCGCGACCATCGTGGCCCGCCTGGCAGGAGGCAAGAGCTACACCGTGCTCGTCGGGGCCTCGGAGAAGGACAATACCTGGCTCAAGCGCGCCGACCAGCCGCAGATCTTCGTCGTGCAGAAGGCGAGCCTCGAGGGTCTCGCCCGGCGCCCCATCGACTTCCGCGACAAGACGGTCCTCTCCTTCAAGCCCGAGGACCTCGTGAGCCTGTCGGTGACGCAGCAGAAGGAGGGGGAGACCTCTGCGGTCAAGCTCACGCGCAAGGGTGCGGAGTGGAGCAGCGGCGGCAAGCCCCTCAAGGACGCGGACAAGGTCAAGCAGGCCGTCGAGGCCCTGGCCACGCTGAAGGCGGAGTCCTTTGCCAGCCACCCCGCGAAGGAGTACGGCCTCGACAAGCCGGCCTGGACCTTCGAGCTCGAGCTGAAAGACCGCACGCGCCATCAGCTCGCCGTGGGAGCCGTCGAGAAAGACGGCTTCTACGGGCTGACGCGCCGCGGAGTCGCGGACCTCTTCACCTTCCGGAAGTACTCGCTCGAGCGCTTTCAGCTCGAGCCCAAGAACTTCAAGTAG
- a CDS encoding serine/threonine protein kinase produces MEGKSRLTKELVAQEARFVLDNLLTAAKYSPQVPYEELRRLAEPSLSLRLLDYLGFLERFGYVTYDRAAHLVNITTDGERVVTGEKMAELVIDVVHHFRSILARPRPREEPPASGLPAGGRRASTPASDRVDDRYEKLRVLGSGGIGTVYLSRQVMLDREVALKEVRELFGFFTEPQRQEIVRRFDDEVRRAARLSHPNIAAILDGNTAREYPYVVTDFVQGGNLRRVLKYAKTVPPELCVKVLLQLLHALSHAHGKRVIHRGLKPENILFDGSGNVRVTDFGMARVVERDQAVIQHVYIGMGSVAYMAPELFSDPTKVGIQTDLYALGITFYEMLARKLPGRRSPMPTRLHPTLPKIVDDLFDRLTQDDAAERYTSADDALDEFYKADASKNFLEPRGAVLFLQSPLERLEMLVPADEQGDADVGAGAGDELEREEAELGAGEGGGLEGIPSGGLSAMASTEYLSDDGGDEGDDRPRRRGRAQRPYSFQQRIKEREK; encoded by the coding sequence ATGGAAGGGAAGTCCAGGCTCACGAAGGAGCTCGTGGCACAGGAGGCGCGGTTCGTCCTCGACAACCTCCTGACCGCCGCCAAGTACTCCCCTCAGGTGCCGTACGAGGAGCTCAGGCGGCTCGCCGAGCCGTCGCTCTCTCTGCGGCTGCTGGACTACCTCGGCTTTCTCGAGCGTTTCGGCTACGTGACCTACGACCGCGCGGCGCACCTCGTGAACATCACGACAGACGGGGAGCGCGTGGTCACGGGCGAGAAGATGGCCGAGCTCGTGATCGACGTCGTGCACCACTTCCGCTCGATCCTCGCCCGGCCTCGTCCGCGGGAGGAGCCCCCCGCCTCCGGCCTTCCCGCCGGAGGGCGGCGCGCCTCGACTCCCGCCTCCGATCGCGTGGACGATCGCTACGAGAAGCTCCGGGTCCTCGGCTCCGGCGGGATCGGCACGGTCTACCTCTCGCGGCAGGTGATGCTGGATCGGGAGGTGGCGTTGAAAGAGGTGCGGGAGCTCTTTGGCTTCTTCACCGAGCCGCAGCGTCAGGAGATCGTCCGCCGCTTCGACGATGAGGTGCGGCGGGCGGCGCGCCTCTCGCATCCGAACATCGCCGCGATCCTCGATGGGAATACCGCGCGCGAGTACCCCTACGTCGTCACCGACTTCGTCCAGGGGGGAAACCTCCGGCGGGTGCTGAAGTACGCCAAGACGGTCCCTCCCGAGCTCTGCGTGAAAGTGCTCCTGCAGCTCCTGCACGCGCTCAGTCACGCGCACGGCAAGCGCGTGATCCATCGGGGACTCAAGCCCGAGAACATCCTCTTCGACGGCTCGGGGAACGTGCGGGTGACGGACTTCGGCATGGCGCGGGTGGTGGAGCGCGACCAGGCTGTGATCCAGCACGTCTACATCGGCATGGGGTCGGTGGCCTACATGGCGCCGGAGCTCTTCTCCGACCCGACGAAGGTGGGGATCCAGACCGATCTCTACGCCCTCGGGATCACCTTCTACGAGATGCTGGCCCGCAAGCTGCCGGGGCGCCGCTCTCCGATGCCCACACGGCTGCACCCGACGCTGCCGAAGATCGTGGACGACCTCTTCGACCGGCTCACGCAAGACGACGCCGCCGAGAGATACACCTCGGCTGACGACGCGCTGGACGAGTTCTACAAGGCAGACGCGTCGAAGAACTTTCTGGAGCCGCGGGGGGCCGTGCTCTTCCTGCAGAGCCCTCTCGAGCGCCTGGAGATGCTCGTGCCGGCCGATGAGCAGGGGGACGCGGACGTCGGCGCGGGTGCCGGAGACGAGCTGGAGCGAGAGGAGGCCGAGCTCGGGGCGGGCGAGGGGGGAGGCCTCGAGGGGATCCCGAGCGGTGGTTTGTCCGCCATGGCCTCGACCGAGTACCTCTCCGACGACGGGGGAGACGAGGGGGACGATCGCCCGCGGCGGCGAGGTCGCGCGCAGCGGCCCTACTCGTTCCAGCAGCGGATCAAGGAGCGAGAGAAGTAG
- a CDS encoding ABC transporter permease subunit, translated as MHNVLTICRRELGAYFNSPVAYIVVTVFLLASGYLFFSQVFLVGEATLRDFFGISPLIFIFFAPAVTMRLIAEEKRSGTMELLITLPVKDWEVVVGKFLASLGLLGTAILLTLTYPLSLSTMGKLDWGAVTGGYLGLLLLGSTYLAIGLMASSWTRNQVVAFIISFAITFALYLSGKLLPLMPPSLAPIIEYVSLDSHFNNIARGVIDTRDLVYYLSLVGACLFVATQSLESRRWR; from the coding sequence ATGCACAACGTCCTCACCATCTGTCGCCGCGAGCTCGGCGCCTACTTCAACTCGCCGGTGGCCTACATCGTCGTCACGGTCTTCCTGCTGGCCAGCGGCTACCTGTTCTTCTCCCAGGTCTTCCTGGTGGGCGAGGCCACGCTCCGCGACTTCTTCGGCATCAGCCCGCTCATCTTCATCTTCTTCGCCCCGGCGGTCACGATGCGCCTCATCGCCGAGGAGAAGCGCTCCGGCACGATGGAGCTGCTCATCACCCTCCCCGTGAAAGACTGGGAGGTCGTGGTCGGCAAGTTCCTCGCCTCGCTCGGGCTGCTCGGCACGGCCATCCTGCTCACGCTCACCTACCCCCTCAGTCTCAGCACCATGGGCAAGCTGGACTGGGGCGCGGTGACCGGCGGCTATCTCGGCTTGCTTCTCCTCGGCAGCACGTACCTCGCTATCGGCCTGATGGCCTCGAGCTGGACGCGAAATCAGGTGGTGGCCTTCATCATCTCCTTCGCCATCACCTTCGCCCTCTACCTCTCGGGCAAGCTGCTCCCGCTGATGCCGCCGAGCCTCGCCCCGATCATCGAGTACGTGAGCCTCGACTCGCACTTCAACAACATCGCGCGCGGGGTCATCGACACCCGGGACCTCGTCTACTACCTCTCGCTCGTGGGGGCGTGCCTCTTCGTCGCCACCCAGTCCCTCGAGAGCCGTCGCTGGAGATAA
- a CDS encoding ATP-binding cassette domain-containing protein, whose translation MIEVQNLAKDYGSYHAVRGISFDVHGGEVVGFLGPNGAGKSTTMKMLTCYLAPTAGIARVGGVDVGADPLAVRQQLGYLPEDTPIYPEMTTLEFLEFVAAMRRIPTDRRRKRIRDVAEVCGLFSVMGKLVGELSKGYRQRAGLAQALVHDPAILILDEPTSGLDPNQIVEIRQLIREIGREKTVILSTHILPEVQATCSRVIIIHEGRLVADGTPGELSAQEGEHAYRLLVEAVGLSREQVTEKLQAIQGVKSVSEVDGDDGALGLMVAGESSRDLRRDLFACARDNGWILLELKRQTLSLEDVFRKLTRE comes from the coding sequence ATGATCGAGGTCCAGAACCTCGCCAAGGACTACGGCAGCTACCACGCCGTGCGCGGCATCTCCTTCGACGTGCACGGCGGCGAGGTGGTGGGGTTCCTCGGGCCCAACGGCGCCGGGAAATCCACCACGATGAAGATGCTCACCTGCTACCTCGCGCCCACCGCGGGCATCGCACGCGTGGGTGGCGTGGACGTGGGCGCCGACCCGCTCGCGGTCAGGCAGCAGCTCGGTTACCTCCCCGAGGACACGCCGATCTACCCCGAGATGACGACCCTCGAGTTCCTCGAGTTCGTCGCCGCCATGCGGCGAATCCCCACCGACCGGCGCCGAAAGCGCATCCGCGACGTGGCCGAGGTCTGCGGCCTCTTCTCGGTGATGGGCAAGCTCGTCGGCGAGCTCTCCAAGGGCTACCGGCAGCGGGCGGGGCTCGCGCAGGCGCTCGTGCACGACCCGGCGATCCTGATCCTCGACGAGCCCACGAGCGGCCTCGACCCGAACCAGATCGTCGAGATCCGGCAGCTCATCCGCGAGATCGGCCGCGAGAAGACGGTGATCCTCTCGACCCACATCCTGCCCGAGGTCCAGGCCACCTGCAGCCGCGTGATCATCATTCACGAGGGGCGGCTGGTGGCCGACGGCACCCCCGGCGAGCTCTCCGCGCAGGAGGGGGAACACGCGTACCGCCTGCTCGTCGAGGCGGTGGGGCTCTCGCGGGAGCAGGTCACGGAGAAGCTTCAGGCGATCCAGGGGGTGAAGAGCGTCTCCGAGGTCGACGGGGACGATGGGGCCCTCGGCCTGATGGTGGCGGGGGAGAGCTCGCGCGACCTGCGGCGCGACCTCTTCGCCTGCGCACGCGACAACGGCTGGATCCTCCTCGAGCTCAAGCGCCAGACGCTGAGCCTCGAAGACGTGTTCCGCAAGCTGACCCGGGAGTAG